A portion of the Echeneis naucrates chromosome 5, fEcheNa1.1, whole genome shotgun sequence genome contains these proteins:
- the LOC115043718 gene encoding transmembrane protein 74B-like produces MESSFNAVELRELQGGGGRQVVSAAQASTSWTPSARGFENASYQPDEQHEEQAAAGPSTSDSSTGEQHQDRPPRPLDEEEGVLGQEDGQDFTELTPADDHSADYGFIFALVFLVSGIVLVVIAYTIPREAKVDPDLLSARQMEKLEMYYAQLGSHLDKCIIAGLGLLTLGGMFLSVLLMVSICRGEMYRRRAAFVRPKRTYGSINLRMKQLATGEAGGGEAFLVEHPETGNNQQPGPDWDSRSEPGPSSSSAGASSSAHGLN; encoded by the exons ATGGAGTCCTCTTTTAACGCCGTAGAGCTCCGCGAGCTCCAAGGCGGAGGAGGCCGGCAGGTCGTGTCTGCGGCTCAGGCCTCTACGTCCTGGACGCCGTCCGCCCGCGGCTTTGAGAACGCCTCCTACCAGCCGGACGAGCAGCACGAAGAGCAGGCGGCAGCTGGGCCCTCGACCTCTGACAGCAGCACG GGGGAGCAGCATCAGGATCGTCCCCCCAGGCCgttggatgaggaggaaggCGTTCTTGGGCAGGAGGACGGGCAGGACTTCACTGAGCTGACTCCTGCTGATGACCACTCGGCGGACTACGGCTTCATCTTCGCCCTGGTGTTCCTGGTGAGCGGCATCGTCCTCGTGGTCATCGCCTACACCATCCCTCGGGAGGCCAAGGTCGACCCGGACCTGCTGTCGGCTCGCCAGATGGAGAAGCTGGAGATGTACTACGCCCAGCTGGGCTCCCACCTGGACAAGTGCATCATCGCGGGCCTGGGCCTGCTGACCCTGGGGGGGATGTTCCTGTCGGTTCTGCTCATGGTGTCCATCTGCCGGGGCGAGATGTACCGGCGCCGGGCGGCGTTTGTCCGACCCAAGAGGACTTATGGCTCCATCAACCTGAGGATGAAACAGCTGGCCACTGGAGAGGCCGGAGGAGGCGAGGCGTTTTTGGTGGAACATCCGGAGACGGGGAATAACCAACAGCCAGGTCCGGACTGGGACTCCAGATCCGAACCAGGACCGAGTAGTTCTTCTGCTGgggcttcttcttctgcacacGGACTCAACTAG
- the LOC115043722 gene encoding transmembrane protein 74B-like — MESSFNAVELRELQGGGGRQVVSAAQASTSWTPSARGFENASYQPDEQHEEQAAAGPSTSDSSTGEQHQDRPPRPLDEEEGVLGQEDGQDFTELTPADDHSADYGFIFALVFLVSGIVLVVIAYTIPREAKVDPDLLSARQMEKLEMYYAQLGSHLDKCIIAGLGLLTLGGMFLSVLLMVSICRGEMYRRRAAFVRPKRTYGSINLRMKQLATGEAGGGEAFLVEHPETGNNQQPGPDWDSRSEPGPSSSSAGASSSAHGLN; from the exons GAGCTCCGCGAGCTCCAAGGCGGAGGAGGCCGGCAGGTCGTGTCTGCGGCTCAGGCCTCTACGTCCTGGACGCCGTCCGCCCGCGGCTTTGAGAACGCCTCCTACCAGCCGGACGAGCAGCACGAAGAGCAGGCGGCAGCTGGGCCCTCGACCTCTGACAGCAGCACG GGGGAGCAGCATCAGGATCGTCCCCCCAGGCCgttggatgaggaggaaggCGTTCTTGGGCAGGAGGACGGGCAGGACTTCACTGAGCTGACTCCTGCTGATGACCACTCGGCGGACTACGGCTTCATCTTCGCCCTGGTGTTCCTGGTGAGCGGCATCGTCCTCGTGGTCATCGCCTACACCATCCCTCGGGAGGCAAAGGTCGACCCGGACCTGCTGTCGGCTCGCCAGATGGAGAAGCTGGAGATGTACTACGCCCAGCTGGGCTCCCACCTGGACAAGTGCATCATCGCGGGCCTGGGCCTGCTGACCCTGGGGGGGATGTTCCTGTCGGTTCTGCTCATGGTGTCCATCTGCCGGGGCGAGATGTACCGGCGCCGGGCGGCGTTTGTCCGACCCAAGAGGACTTATGGCTCCATCAACCTGAGGATGAAACAGCTGGCCACTGGAGAGGCCGGAGGAGGCGAGGCGTTTTTGGTGGAACATCCGGAGACGGGGAATAACCAACAGCCAGGTCCGGACTGGGACTCCAGATCCGAACCAGGACCGAGTAGTTCTTCTGCTGgggcttcttcttctgcacacGGACTCAACTAG
- the LOC115043993 gene encoding butyrophilin-like protein 1 isoform X1: MELLPLCVCVLMWAAAASAEEPGPEITVIEGHDVTLPCSISEDITAERFDWRADGQKEVYVYEGGLSSSKDLSGQHEQFKGRVSHFPGGLKDGNASIKISNTKVSDSGKYSCEFRRTNQTQHVKLLVDGPLKDRSDENIPGAAPKPSVTTLQRGEDWELLQCQVLGASPKPEVQWKDREGNILPAEEPKISERGGSYDITLQIKVTKTGYYRCVSTQESIRHQTEAETYVHFDGGTNTLVRLYVVIAGLCLALLLGIVFCICRTRRK; the protein is encoded by the exons ATGGAgctgcttcctctgtgtgtgtgcgtcctgaTGTGGGCTGCAGCAGCGTCTGCCGAGGAACCCG GACCAGAGATCACAGTGATAGAAGGACATGATGTGACTTTACCCTGTTCCATCTCAGAGGATATTACAGCTGAGAGGTTTGACTGGAGGGCTGACGGTCAGAAGGAGGTTTATGTGTATGAAGGTGGTCTTTCTTCCAGTAAAGATCTATCAGGTCAACATGAGCAGTTCAAAGGTCGTGTCTCACATTTTCCTGGAGGACTGAAGGACGGAAACGCCTCCATAAAGATCAGCAACACGAAGGTGTCTGACAGTGGAAAGTACAGCTGTGAATTTAGACGTACAAATCAGACACAGCACGTGAAGCTTCTTGTTG ATGGTCCcttaaaagacagaagtgacGAAAACATCCCAG GTGCAGCTCCAAAACCATCTGTCACAACGCTGCAAAGAGGAGAAGACTGGGAACTGTTGCAGTGTCAAGTTCTTGGAGCTTCACCCAAACCTGAAGTCCagtggaaggacagagaaggaaacatccTCCCTGCTGAAGAACCAAAGATCtctgaaagaggaggaagctACGACATCACCCTCCAAATTAAAGTGACCAAGACCGGCTACTATCGCTGTGTATCTACACAGGAGAGCATCAGACATCAGACTGAGGCTGAGACCTACGTTCATTTTGACG GGGGAACGAACACACTGGTCCGTCTGTACGTGGTTATTGCAGGGTTATGTCTTGCTTTACTTCTTGGAATAGTTTTCTGCATATGTCGCACTA gaagaaaataa
- the LOC115043993 gene encoding butyrophilin-like protein 1 isoform X2 — translation MELLPLCVCVLMWAAAASAEEPGPEITVIEGHDVTLPCSISEDITAERFDWRADGQKEVYVYEGGLSSSKDLSGQHEQFKGRVSHFPGGLKDGNASIKISNTKVSDSGKYSCEFRRTNQTQHVKLLVGAAPKPSVTTLQRGEDWELLQCQVLGASPKPEVQWKDREGNILPAEEPKISERGGSYDITLQIKVTKTGYYRCVSTQESIRHQTEAETYVHFDGGTNTLVRLYVVIAGLCLALLLGIVFCICRTRRK, via the exons ATGGAgctgcttcctctgtgtgtgtgcgtcctgaTGTGGGCTGCAGCAGCGTCTGCCGAGGAACCCG GACCAGAGATCACAGTGATAGAAGGACATGATGTGACTTTACCCTGTTCCATCTCAGAGGATATTACAGCTGAGAGGTTTGACTGGAGGGCTGACGGTCAGAAGGAGGTTTATGTGTATGAAGGTGGTCTTTCTTCCAGTAAAGATCTATCAGGTCAACATGAGCAGTTCAAAGGTCGTGTCTCACATTTTCCTGGAGGACTGAAGGACGGAAACGCCTCCATAAAGATCAGCAACACGAAGGTGTCTGACAGTGGAAAGTACAGCTGTGAATTTAGACGTACAAATCAGACACAGCACGTGAAGCTTCTTGTTG GTGCAGCTCCAAAACCATCTGTCACAACGCTGCAAAGAGGAGAAGACTGGGAACTGTTGCAGTGTCAAGTTCTTGGAGCTTCACCCAAACCTGAAGTCCagtggaaggacagagaaggaaacatccTCCCTGCTGAAGAACCAAAGATCtctgaaagaggaggaagctACGACATCACCCTCCAAATTAAAGTGACCAAGACCGGCTACTATCGCTGTGTATCTACACAGGAGAGCATCAGACATCAGACTGAGGCTGAGACCTACGTTCATTTTGACG GGGGAACGAACACACTGGTCCGTCTGTACGTGGTTATTGCAGGGTTATGTCTTGCTTTACTTCTTGGAATAGTTTTCTGCATATGTCGCACTA gaagaaaataa